The following nucleotide sequence is from Paenibacillus odorifer.
TGCGGTACTCATTAAAGACATTTTGAGCGAGCTCCTCCATCGTCTGGGTGATATTCGCTGCTTCCTGTTCCTTGTCAGCTCCTTTTTCCCTAGAAAAGAACAGCGTTACAACTTTATCAGAGCCCATATCCGTCATCAAGACATCCACGCCAAGATCAGCCAAGGTCTGTTTCAGCAGCAGCCGGGAAGCGCTCAGCTCGTTCAGAATTTCAACACTGTCCATACCCGCATAACCGTTAATTTGAACAATTCCTACGTAGCCAGTATCCTGATTCATGCTGATATCCGCCTGCTTGGCTGCAGAGATAATTTCATCCCGCGTCTTGAATTCACCGGCAATCAGCCGTTTCAGGAAGGCATCTCGGACCAGAGGAAGCTGGCGGTTAAGCTCGGACTCGAGCAGCTTATTTTTTGTAATCATATCGGCAATATTTCCGCTCAAAAAGTCAAATTCATTCCTCTCCGAGGCTTCTTCTTTACCGAATTGCTCCTTCATGACGCTGAGCATACGATTGATTGGCCGCTGTTACGGTAAGCTAATATCAGTCCGGCAATCAAACCGATAATTAGAGTGCCTCCTGTAATTTGTATGGAGATTCTTTTGATCTTGTTAGCATTCTCCATCAAAATATCTTGAGGAATCCCGGTCTGATACACCCAGCCATTGGAATCGGAACGGGTAGTAACCACCAGATCATCCTTGTAGAACTGACTGACCTTATTCTTATCAAAAGCTGGATCGTCGAGCATTTTGGCCATTTTCTGCTCATCGCTTCCTTGCAAAACAATCGTATTCCCTTTAGCGTCACTAATATGCACCCAGCCCCCGTATCGCTCGGTCAGGCCTGAGAGCAAGCTGGAAATATTTTTTTCATCAATAATCACGACTGCGACAGCCGGCGAGGAATCATTAAAGCTATCCAAGGGGAGTGACTGCATATAGGTAATAACCGAGGTTTGCATCCCCCTGCTGACAAAATCACTAAGTGGCTTGATCTCGCTGCGGTGGGTTGTCTCAAGCACTTCTTTTCTCCAATCCTGTAACGAAAGACCCTTATAGTTGAAATTAGAGTAGTAATGCTCCGGACGATAGGTCGAACCTGGGGTTAGGATAAGATTATAGTTAGCGAGGTAAATATAATAGTTTTGCAAAAAATCATTAGTCTGGCCGAAAGTCAAAACATTCCGCATCGTTTTCCAAATCCCATACACATTCGTCTCATTTTCACTTTCATTCATAAGAACATTTAGCTCCTGGTTGACCGCCAATTGCCTGGTAAAGCCTTCAACCTCCGCCATACGGCGCTCCAATATCTCCTGACTTTTCTGAAGCTGAGTGACTCCATTCTCAATCGAGATGGACTGTGTCACGGAGATTGAGGTTAGATAGGACATGTACCCGCCAATGCTGGGTATGACCAAAATGACCACATAAGAGATTAGAAATTTACGAAAGATATTGGAATATTTCAGCGTAGTTAGCCTCCCTCAATATGACATTTCGATAGCGCTATCATTACCATAGATTAAAACATTTTGCTTCATAGTCAAGGGTTCGAACTCACTTCACCCTCCTGCACCTCTTCAGAAATGGAAAAAAAACAGCGATCTACGCCGTTATCACTGCCTTTTATCGGCAATTCCGATATTTTATCTATAGTGCGTCAGCTGTTTCGATGTGTGACCCTTACATGGCCCTCCTGTCATTTAGAAAAAAGGGGCCAATAACGGCCCCCTTCATCATTGCTTTGGCTAGACAATCAGTTCTTCTTCTGATCTCTGGCCTCTGATCCAGATGTAAAGACATGATCCGTCGAAGCTTCTTCAATGTCGCCGAAGGCCCAATGTGTTGCCGGAACATCTGCCCACTGTGGATTCGTTACATTGATTAGGGGACCTCTGCCTAAAGCTCTATTCATAGCCACAACAGCTTCGGCACGAGTAAGCTTGGCATTAGGACGGAAAGTCCCGTCATTATAACCAGTGAAAATGCCAGTACCTTGGGCTTGCAAAATCGCCGCCTGTGCCCAATGTCCATTGATGTCAGAGAAACCGGAACCCTTCTGCGTCGAATCCGTTCTAAGCAGGGTCACCAGAGTGGCCATTTCTGCACGCGTCAACATTTGATTAGGCTTAAAGGTGCCATCGCTGTAACCCTTTATTAGTCCCATCTTCGCTACTTTAGTTATGGCATCAGCACCCCAGTAACCAGAAGGCACATCACTGAACACGACACCTGCTCCAGTAGCCCCCTTCTCAGAAACATTGGCAAGAATCGTTGCCATCTCAGCACGCGTAATTTCGTGCTCCGGCTGGAAGAACCCACCCGGATAACCTTTGATATATGCTGTATGACGGATCGTATTAGACTCGCCATTCCCTGCAGATCCATCCTCGTTTCCAGTTGCCGGAGTTGGCGTCGGAGTCAAGGCAGGTGTGGAAGAAGGCTTAGCTGGAATGTACGAGCCACCCGAATCCGTTGATGTTAGTGTTGATGTTGGTGTCGGACTTGGCGTTGGTGTCGGTGTCGGACTTGGCGTTGGTGTTGGAGATACAGCAGGACTCGTTGAAACTGTGAATTTCAATTGATCCGTCAGCATGAAATCACCAGATTTCTTCACAGCTTTAAGCGTGTGTATCCCGCCTTCCAATCCCGAAATACTATAAATTTCCTGACGGCTCAGGCGGCTCTGACTATACGCATTCACGGTTTGGACCCGTTGTCCATCCACATAAATATCCATATCACCTTGCTCTGGACCAATAGGTGTAATCAGGCTGATTCCGTTACCCTTGAAGGTATATTCAAAGGAATCACCGTCCACTGATGTAGAGTGAACATCATTAAGATAATCTCCCCCTACAGTAAACTTAAGGTTCAGCGTGCCCACTGGCTGTGCAGCAAGATAAGATTTATTCAGTGTAACACGGTTACCTGCTACTGAATAATCAGTCCCCAGAACCAGATCATATGATCCGTTAGTAATGCCGGCAAAGCTTTCCGCTTGCTGCAGTAATGTCACCTCAATATCTTCCTGAGCGGAAGCAGCTTTATCAAAGCTGGCAGCGATCGGATTAATCATATTCGGAATTTCTACCTTGAACATATCAAGAAGCATAAATCTGCCTGATTTCTTCACAACCTTGAGCGTGTGCATACCATCCGGTAAGCCAGAAATGCTGTAAAGGTTCTGAAGTGACATTTGTCCATGATGATAGGCACTGACTGTTTCCTTAAATTGATCGTCAACATAAATATCCATATCACCCTGTGACTCATCTACCTCTGTGAACAGCTGAATCCCCGTTCCTCTGAAGGTATATTCAAAAGAATCACCATTCTGCTCCGTATATTGCACATCGTCTTTATAGTCGCCCAATCCTCTGCCACTGCTGCGGTTCCAAGTGCCATTGTACTTAACTGTCGAATCATCGTTATTAATCATCACATAACGAATGCCTGTAGAATCGCTAATTTGTATCGACAGGGTCTGTGGATCACCAGCGTTAAAAATGAAAATCAAGTCGGTTGTGCCTGCCGGCTGCTGCGCAAGGTATTGCTTATGGATGGTCAATTTGTCATTCGTCACCGTAAAATCGTCTTCCGAAAGTGCCTCGCCATTATTTTCAATACAGCTCAGTGTATTACCATTCAAATTCAGGGTGACAGTAACATCCTCTTGTTGTTCTGTTGCTTGGTCGAATCTAGCAGATGTCGGAGTAATGGTACTATTCTGTCCTCCTGCTGGAGTTTCTGTAGTCACCTTAAACGCGTCAAGCAGCATAAAATCACCTGAGCTTTTGACCACTTTAAGTGTGTGAGAGCCGTTAGCAAGTCCCGAGACACTGTACAGATTTTGCTGTACCTCTCTTGATCCCGTTTTATAAGCACTAACGGTCTGTGCAGCCTCATGGTCCAGCGTAATAATCATATCTCCCTGAGATTCATGCTTTTCGGTCAGCAGGTCAATGCCAGTGCCCGTAAAGGTGTACTCAAAGGAATCACCGTTCTTCTCGGCATAATGCACATCGTCTTTATAATCACCCAATCCTCTAGATGAGCTTACCTGCCATGCGCCATTATATTTAATGCCGCTGTCATTATCATTAATGTATACTACATTAGTGACCGTTGCCTTGTTCGCAGCAGACGAATTCTCAGACGGGTCAGTCCCATAGTTCGTAACATCCGATTGTGAAGCCATCGACGGAGCAGACGAGGAATCCTTGATCGTAATGCTCAAATCTTGCTTTCCTTCTAGCAGCTCTTTGCCACCATTTCGCTTCCAATCCCCGCTGTAGCGCATACCTGTATCATCATCATTGACTGTAGAGGTGCCACCTAATGCTGTAACTTTAAGCATCCGCGACGCATGAGGTTCAAGTATCCCTCCGCTAAATTCCTTCTCAAAGTCTCCCAGCTCAGTGTGACTCCATAAATCGCGAACGGAAGCCGGGCCCTCAAGGCCGAGATCACTCCATTTGACTTTCACCTCCGCACTCCGACTGCCCAAATTGAACAGAGCTACGCTGTAAGTGCCATCTCCATTATTGGCATACCAAACCTGCTGCTGGGTATCCATAGATACCGGATGGCCTGGACGTCCTGCCTGATTTACGGCAATTACCTCATCATTGGTAAGCAGTTCTAGACCATAGCTGTCCAGCCTAGTCATGTCATTACCTGTATACAATGGCACGGAAGAGATTGACCAGAATGTCATCGCGGATTTCCGCTCGTCTTTGGTCAGACCATCCATAGATCCGTTACCAACGTTCAGAGAATCAAAATCATTCCAGCCACCAGGACCTGCATCCCTCCACCAAAGTGCTGCTTTGGGGAACAAGCGGGAAATACTCGGCCAGGCTGTCAGCCCACTGCCATCGTAAGCTTCAACATCCCAGTCAATTCGCCAACCGTTGGCATACTTTTTCCAGAAATCCACGTAATTGTGATCGAGCGCCCAGGACAGCTCAAACCAGATGTTATTTCTGTCAAAAGCCTTAGACCATGCCTCTACATCGCCGCGCGCATCACGGCTCAAGTTGTCAATCCCCGAGCCAGGAGTCACGCTGTCAAATTTGACGAAATCAATGCCCCACTCGCCAATCATATCCGCAATAGAATCCACATACTTCTGGGCACATGGATTCGTGAAATCAATTTTATAAGTGTAGGAATTCCAATAATCCATAATGGTAAGCGGTTTGGCTGTAATGTCCTGTATACGGCATTGGCCACCCGTTCCGTAAATCTCTAGATTCTGATTATAGGCATCGATGGATACCCCCGGAATCATATAGATTCCAATTCTCTGTCCATTATTATGAACATAGTCGATGACCTCTTGAAATCCGTTAGGATATAAGGTCTCACTTGGAATCGGTCTGCCGTATTCATCCATGCTGCCATTCCAGCCCGCATCAATATTGATGTATTCATACCCATGGGCTTGCAAATTCTCATGCATAACATCCGATTGTTTTTTGATGCTTTCGGCCGAGGTCCAGTTGCCTGCACCGTCGTACACCTGCATGCTGTAACTGCTCCAGCCCATATAGGGCTTTTGCGCCATACTCTTCTCAGCTGCTAGTGCCACATTGCCCTTCGTTCCTGTGAAACCGAACTGCGCTGCTGCAATTATAAATACCAACAGGCTCATTCCCAGCTTTTTTCCCATTCGCTTCAAATCATCCTTACCCCCTCATAAAATGTGGTTAAAATTTATTTGATAGCGCTTTCTTTACGGGATGATCATAAAGGAAGAACGAGTTCCACGATAGGTACATTTCCGCATTTTACGTACAAATAACCCAAAAACAAGGGGACAAATGAACAACAGAACAAACATTATTCCTCCAACAATAGAAACTTAAGGAAGATAATATGGGCTGGATCTATTTTGAAAATTATTAATAAAGACCCTTTTAACCTTATGTAACGTGATGGAAATCACATGATTTAATGTAAAATAAATGAATAATTTAGAAATGAAATACAATTATCTTAATCGATGCATGATATGCTCTAGAAAGGGAGATAGGATTGAAGTTGGATTTGGAAGGGTTGAATGTGGATTCCTTGATTCAGATGCTTAAGGCATCATTTTCATTTGAAAATTGGGATGCCATGATTGAAATTGCAGACAAGCTACATGAACAAATTTCCGTCATATATGAAAACAATAGTAACCTCATAAGAGGTCCTAAACTGAAACGGAGTATCCCCTATTATTTTGGATATAGCTCATGCGCAAAAGGTATAGCACTACAAAAATCCGGTAAGTTTGACGAGGCAAAAATATGTATTCAGAAGTATGCTGACCTGGGCTGGATAGTAGGTTTAGATGAAGAGGGTATTAATGAAGTCGAATATTACCGCAATATAGCAAAAGCCAATTCATACGTTATCGATCTGTTGGAAGGCAAAATGGGAGTCCTACATAAATACGTTGAGTTTATTAGAAAAAGTGATGATGAAGAGTTATTGCCGGGACTCATTACAATCTTAGAATCTTCGATAATACATGATTATTCCGTTGATTGGATTCTGAAGGAATTCAAAATCAATGTTGATGACATAGGAGAACATGAGACTATTGTGAATATCAGATACCATGAGGATTACATTTATCTGCTGGCGATGTATTACTATAAACAAGAGAATATGTACGATACAATCAACACTATTCTAGAAATCTTATTATTAAGCATCAAGCTAGACGATGATACAGGCTTCAAAAAATCAGCAGCGCTCTTTGAACTCCTTAGAGACCACGCCGATCAATCACAACTCAAAGTACATCACAATATCATGAAAACAATAATCGAAAAAGAGTTTACTAGGTCCTTCAGCTCGCGAATCGAGTTCAGCAATTTACACAGTTAACGATCACGGAGGTCGTCGTTGATTGGATTATAAAGTTGGCTATAAAAAAGGAGTGGTTCTCCGGTTAATGGGCGGAATCACTCCTTTAAGGTGTATTGATCCGGACCGGTCCGCTCGATCCTTTGCTTTCTGCGGGATTTATGCCGTTTATTTCGCCACATTCGCTCGATCCGGTACATTCTGCGGGATTTATCCCGTTCATTTCTCTGTATCCGCCCGATCGACTGCATTCTACGGGATTTATACCGTTCTTTTCGCCACATCCGCTCGATCGACTGCATTCTGCGGGATTTTTACCGTTCATTTCGCCACATCCGCTCGATCGACTGCATTCTGCGGGATTTATCCCGTTCATTTCACCATATTCGCTCGATCCGCTGCATTCTACGGGATTTATACCGTAGAATTCTCCGTATATGCTCGATCCGGTACATTCTGCGGGATTTATACCGTAGATTTCTCCGTATTCGCTCGATCCGATATATTCTGCGGGATTTATACCGTTCTTTTCGCCACATTCGCTCGATCAGCTGCATTCTGCGGGATTTATACCGCTCATTTCACCGTATTCGCTCGATCAGCTGCTTTCTACGGGATTTATCCCGTTCATTTCCCCGTATTCGCCGGATCGACTGCATTCTGCGGGATTTATCCCGTTCATTTCACCACATTTGCCCGATCAGCCGCATTCTGCGGGATTTATCCCGTTCATTTCCCCGTATTCGCCCGATCCGCTGCATTCTGCGGGATTTATACCGTTCCTTTCCCCGCATCCGCTCCATACGCTGCTTTCTGCGGGATTTATCCCGTTCATTTCGCCACATTCGCTCGATCCGCTGCATTCTGCGGGATTTATACCGTAGATTTCTCCGTATTCGCTCGATCCGGTACATTCTGCGGGATTTATACCGTAGAATTCTCCGTATATGCTCGATCCGGTACATTCTGCGGGATTTATACCGCTCATTTCTCCGTATTCGCCCGATCAGCTGCATTCTGTGGGATTTATCCCGTTCCTTTCGCCACATCCGCTCGATCCGCAACATTTTAGGGCATTAATGCCTCTATTGTCTCCGCAACCACTCCATCCGCCTCATTCTACGGTATAAATCCCGCTTCCTTTTCGCCGCTTCTACTCCAGCCGGCCTTTCTGCCCGCCCCACAATATGGTGTTGAACCCCCTCAAAATTCGTCGCTCAGTTGACGAACACCGGTTATTCGCCATGTTTTTAGTTTAACTTTCGTTCTTCTCATTTTATATAAGATTCTTTTCACACTTTGTTTGGATTTTTTAAAATCATACAAAAAAAGCCCCGATTGATTGCCTAGGGACTTTTTTTGCTTTATTTTCTCCTATATTAAATCAAATCTACTTAACTACCTAGCTTTCACTTCAAATAGTTCTCTAATGTTCTCCGTACCGCTCCTGGGCCTGCCATCATTTCCTGGAACATAACCTCAATCTTATCGCCTAGACCAATTGCGTACAACGGAACCCCAAAAAGTCGCTCATCTTCAAGAATGGGGCGCACACTTGCGGTTTGGTCTCCAAGCGAAACTCCTTGAAGGTAACCTTGCAGTGTTTCTAGTAACGGATCTGAACTCAATGTGAAGACCTCTCCAGCATCATTCACTCCAAGTAAGTAACGACACCACACCGCGATAGCCAGTGGAATCGCTGTTAGCTGCGCTGGATCGAGCTCCTCCCGTCGAATATAGGATTTAATAGTTTCACCGAACCGTATACCCACCTTCTGCGAAGTGTCTGTAGCAATCCGCTGTGGAGTATCGGGGATAAATGGATTGGCAAAACGCTCCGTAAGGACTTCGTCCAGGAACTGCTTTGGACTGAGAATCCCCGGGTCCACTACGACGGGCAGACCTTCTTTGTAACCGATTATCTCCACAAACCTCCGCAAAGTATCGTCCTTCATCTCATCCGCGATCAAGGTGTAGCCAAGCAGACAACCGGAAACAGCAAGCGCCGTATGCAGCGGATTAAGGCAGGTCGTTACTTTCATCGTCTCCACCTTGTTGACTGTCTCCCGGTCCGTAAAAATAATTCCGGCTTCCTCTAGTGGTGGACGTCCGTTCGTAAAGTTGTCCTCCACTACAAGGTATTCGCTAATCTCGGCATTTACGAAAGGAGCGGTATATGTGTTTTTGGAGGTAATGATTACATCCATATCGCCAATTCCCTGTTCCAGAAGCGCGGCCTGTACACTCTCCGAAGGACGTGGTGTGATTTTATCGATCATGGACAATGGAAAGGTTATTAATCGTTCATCTTCCAGATAGCGCACAAAGTCTTCCACAACAAGTCCTCTTTGGGCCCATTCCTTAGCGATGGACACAACACCGTTCTTCAACTTGTCGCCATTGTGTGAGCAGTTGTCCATGCTGACAAAGGTCATCGGATATTGGCCTTTCAGATATCTTCGATAAGCAAGCGAAGCTACAATGCTCATGACATGAACAGGATGCTCCGGTCCGCTCTCGATATCCTTTTTCACAATGCCAAGATATTTATCATGCGGATCCGTCAACGAGTATCCCTTCTCCGTGATGGTGAAGCTGGCCATTTGCAGGCTCGGATTCTCGAACACCTCGATCAATCGGCGGTACTCCGCTTCACGGTTTTTGTCCGCTGCGATTCCCTCCACAATACTGCTGACTACTCTTTTCTGAAAATCACCACGAGCATTCATCAGCACTAAAAGGGTCAGATTGTCGTAGGGCTTGTAGACTTTATCAATCATTTCGAAATCAAAGGTTTCCACCGCAATAATACCTGTATCCGACTTCCTGCTATCCAGCAGCTTCTGATGAGCATTTGCCACGAATCCCCTGAAAATATTACCTGCACCGAAATGAATCCATTCCGGTTTAAGCTGTGTATTGTTTGCTACCTGCTCATAGTCGAACTGTGGAAGCTCCACTCCAGCAGCTTTCCAAGCTGCTTTTTCCCCTTGGATACTGCTTCTGGTCAGATGCAGCATTTATTTTGCCTCCTTGACGTTGTCCAAGCTATCCCAGACACCAAGCAAATACATGATGCCCATAGCTCTATCATACAAACCATAACCCGGGCGGCAGTTCTTCTCTTCCCCCCACAGATGACGCCCGTGATCCGGGCGTACATAACCAATGTATCCGTTCTCATGATAGGCTTTGACCACCTCGGCCACATCAACGCTTCCGTCACGCCCACGGTGCGACACCTCAATGAAATCACCATTCTCAAATACCTTCACATTACGGATATGTGCAAAATGAATACGGTCATGGAACTCGCGGATCATCGCTGGCAGATCGTTATCCGGATTCGTGCCGAGTGACCCTGTGCAGAACGTCAAACCGTTGTACGGGCTGTCCACCAAATCCAGAAAGCGGCGGATCATATCCCGATTGCGGATAATACGCGGCAGTCCAAAGATCGGCCAAGCCGGATCATCCGGATGAATAGCCATCTTGATGTCCACTTCCTCGCATACTGGAATAATGCGTTCCAGGAAATACTGGAGGTTGTCGAACAGTTTATCTTCCGTCACATCCGCATAAGCCGCAAACAGCTCATCTAGCTTCGCCAGCCGCTCCGGCTCCCAGCCCGGCATCGTGAACTGCCCAGCTCCCTTCAAAATCCGGTCCACCATCTCACGCGGATTATCGGTAATGGCAGCCTTTTCATAAAAGAGGGCATTCGAGCCATCAGGCAACTCTTTATACAGCTCTGTGCGGGTCCAATCGAAAACAGGCATAAAATTATAGCAGATCACCTTAACGCCAACCTTGGCGAGTTTACGAATGGTGTCGATATAAATATCGATATATTTATCACGGGTCGGCAAGCCGATTTTGATATCATCATGAACGTTGACGCTTTCTACTACAGCCGTGCTGAAACCCTTACTGGTGATTTGATCCGCCACTTCTTGGATCCGTTCCATTTCCCACACTTCTCCAGCTACTTTCTCGTGCAAAGACCAGACAATCCCCATTACACCCGGAATCTGCCGAATATGATCCAGCGTGATATTGTCATTGCCCTCGCCGTACCATCTCCACGTCATGTTCATTGATAAACCCTCCTGTGAATTCGTTTTCATCTATCTTGTATACAAGATTTACTTGATCATAGAATAAGAACAATTCTTTGTCAATCACAAATTCATCAGGAATTTTATCATAAAAACAAGGAATTTCCACCCTATTTTCATCTCGATAATTTTAATGAACGAACTTATCATGTATACTAGTACTGTATCTGTCATCAACAATTGAAAGCAGGAACAGAAATGTCAATCAAAGCTGAAATTCTAAACACACTGAAGCAAGAAATCCTCACGCTGGCGTTAAAGCCAGGTACCATTCTAAGTGAAACAGCCTTGTCTGAGCGGTTTCAGATTTCACGTACGCCGTTGCGTGATGTTCTCAAGCAGCTTGCACTGGAATCTTATACCGATATCTACCCGAAAAAAGGTAATATTGTGTCCTTTATTGATCTAGAATCTGTTGAACAAATCACATACTTGCGTTGCACACTGGAAAAGGAGATCCTCAAGGATCTTTCTGCACAGCTTTTACTACCCGGGGTGCACGAACTGAAGGAGATTCTTAAGAAACAAAAAGAGGTCATCGGGCAGGAGAATGCTGTAGATTCTTTCCTTAATTTAGACGACGAGTTTCACCGGTCCTTGTACAGGCTTGCTGGACGTGAGTATCTGTGGACTCTGATCCAGCAGTCGAATGTACATTATCTCAGGTACCGCAGACTGCACATGCTCAAGACCGACAAGCTGGAAGAAATCTGGAGCGAACACCAATCCATTCTTGAGCTTATGGTGCAAAAGGAAACTACCAATATCGGTCCGCTAATCCACCACCATCTTCGGGAAGATATTCATTCACTGGACTTTCAGGAGAACTTCTCGGAATACCTAAAAAAATAGTCGGCCAAAAAGCGGCTTGCCCATAAGTTAAGTGCCTTCCCGGATAAAACTTCGTTATAAGAAGAAGCACACACGATCTCTATTCCCTATTAAAAAAACAAAAAAACCTTGATTTCTCAAGGTTTTCATAAAAAATGAACAAGGACTATAACACCACACTAATAGCTTAAATCTGCACCGTTAGAGGTTATGACCTTTTTGTACCAGTAAAAGCTGTCCTTACGCAGACGCAGCAGCGTTCCATTGCCTGCATCATCCTGATCAACATAAATGAAGCCGTACCGCTTGCGCATCTCCGAGGTGGAAGCCGAGATCAGATCAATACAGCCCCAGCTGGTGTAGCCCATTAGCTCCACGCCATCGGCAATGGCTTCCGCCATCTGCTCAATATGCTGTGCCAGATACTCTATCCGGTATGGATCACGGATAGTGCCATCCAGTTCGAGTACATCTGCAGCACCCAGACCATTCTCTACTACGAACAAAGGAAGCTGGTAGCGGTCATGCATCTCCTTGAGCACAAACCGCAGCCCCTTTGGATCGATCTGCCAGCCCCAATCGGAAGTTTTCAGGAAGGGATTCTTCAGCCCTGAGGACAGGTTACCTTCCGTGGTGGCCGTGATGCTCTCATCCACACTGACTACTGAGGACATGTAGTAACTAAAGGAAAGAAAATCTACAAGATTGTCCCGCAGCAAAGCTTCGTCCCCCGGCAACATGGTTATTGTCACTCCATGCTGCTCCAAATGCCGGCGGATATAAGAAGGATAATAACCTCTAACCTGAACATCGGAGCAGAACATTGCCATTTGGTTCTCCGCTTGCGCTTTCAGTACATCACCGGGATGACAGGAATATGGGTAGAGCAGCTTGCGGGCCAGCATGCAGCCGATCTGGAACTGCGGATTGATCTCCCGGCCCCGCTTAATCGCAAGCGCACTGGCTACGAACTGGTGATGCAAAGCCTGAAAAGCAACCTGCTTCTCATTTGACTTGCCATCCAGAATAATCCCTGCGCCCAGAAACGGCGCTTTGAGCGTACAGTTGATTTCGTTGAAAGTCAGCCAATACTTCACCTTATCCCGGTAACGGGTGAACACAGTTTCCGCATAACGGACGAACAGTTCAACCAGTTCTCTGGATTCCCAGCCGTTATATTTGGTGACTAGGTGCACAGGCATTTCATAATGGGAAA
It contains:
- a CDS encoding GntR family transcriptional regulator, whose translation is MSIKAEILNTLKQEILTLALKPGTILSETALSERFQISRTPLRDVLKQLALESYTDIYPKKGNIVSFIDLESVEQITYLRCTLEKEILKDLSAQLLLPGVHELKEILKKQKEVIGQENAVDSFLNLDDEFHRSLYRLAGREYLWTLIQQSNVHYLRYRRLHMLKTDKLEEIWSEHQSILELMVQKETTNIGPLIHHHLREDIHSLDFQENFSEYLKK
- a CDS encoding glycoside hydrolase family 1 protein gives rise to the protein MTYPFPENFLWGGAVAANQVEGAYNEGGKGLSTADVVKYCPPKERQSLEQLLSMSGPQLEEAIQDDNQGNYPKRRGIDFYHRYKEDIALFAEMGFKVFRMSISWPRIYPNGDEQVPNEAGLRFYDDVFDELRKYNIEPLVTISHYEMPVHLVTKYNGWESRELVELFVRYAETVFTRYRDKVKYWLTFNEINCTLKAPFLGAGIILDGKSNEKQVAFQALHHQFVASALAIKRGREINPQFQIGCMLARKLLYPYSCHPGDVLKAQAENQMAMFCSDVQVRGYYPSYIRRHLEQHGVTITMLPGDEALLRDNLVDFLSFSYYMSSVVSVDESITATTEGNLSSGLKNPFLKTSDWGWQIDPKGLRFVLKEMHDRYQLPLFVVENGLGAADVLELDGTIRDPYRIEYLAQHIEQMAEAIADGVELMGYTSWGCIDLISASTSEMRKRYGFIYVDQDDAGNGTLLRLRKDSFYWYKKVITSNGADLSY